CTATTAGGATGGAGGGGGGATTTATAGAGTATCAGTCATGTTTATTAGGATGGAGGGGTCTAATGGAGGTGTACACAATAGAATGTCACGCATTCAAGCGTTTGAATTTCTAACGCAGCTGCGTGGGATTATAATGTGGGGTGGTTTCGTTGCATCCAATCGCAGTGTCTGCAAtaagataataataacaataatgcaCAAGGAgctgcttgtggatttgacagctctaacacagtcAGGTACTGCCAAAACTAATCTAGCCGCTAATATAGGCTAATCTAGCCGCTAATGTTCGATGGTTTCTCACCCTGAAAATAGTCTAAGAGCAAGGAGAAACTACAATCCATGGTTTTCTTTTCTTTAAAACTGGAAACCTCAATTGGTTATACTGACACGTCAGTCCTCCTTACAAGGGGGTATCAGGGAGCATGTCCTCCTCCTTACAAGGGGGAATCAGGGAGCATGTCCTCCACATCCTTACAAGGGGGAATCAGGGAGCATGTCCTCCACATCATTACAAGGGGGTATCAGGGACCATGTCCTCCTCCTTACAATGGGGTATCAGGGAGCATGTCCTCCTCCTGACAATGGTGTATCAGGAAGCATGCCCTCCTCCTTACAGGGAGCTTGTCCTCCACCTCCTTACAAGGGGGAATCAGTGAGCATGTCCTCCACCTCCTTACAAGGGGGAATCAGGGagcatgtcctcctcctccttacaAGGGGGAATCAGGGAGCATGTCCTCCACCTCCTTACAAGGGGGTATCAGGGAGCATGTCCTCCTCCTTACAAGGGGGTATCAGGGAGCATGTCCTCCTCCTTATAAGGGGGTATCAGGGagcatgtcctcctcctccttacaAGGGGGAATCAGGGagcatgtcctcctcctccttacaAGGGGGAATCAGGGagcatgtcctcctcctccttacaAGGGGTATCAGGGAGCATGTCCTCCTCCTTACtttacatgtttttttatttcacctttatttaatcaggcaagtcagttaataacaagttcttattaacaatgacggcctaccccggccaaaccctaacccggactacGCTGGGCCAAGGGGGTATCAGATGGTATCAGGGAGCACTCGAGTCTCTTGTCCTTGAAACTGTGGAATGTTTGCTACTCTCCTTGTTTATGATCAGACAGCCCTGCGACTAAGGCTCAATGTCATTCACAAACATCCAGCTGACTAGCCTTGTGGCAGGGCCAGTCTGTCTGCCAGGAAGTGTCTCTCTCGGGTTCCAATCTCTACTTTTTGTCCATGACTGATTGCGTCTGCATGTTCAACCCTTCTCCCCAATCATGGGTTTCAAAGCATTGGATTTGGAGTAAGCATTGGCTGGAGGGAGTCTCTACCAAGTCCATGACAGGAAGTATGCAAGTGCACAGGATATCGTCTTAACAGGACAATGTCTTAATCTTCTTACCTTGAAATGAGTCCATGAATGATTTATCACAGCCATCAAATGTATGTGTATAGTAGTTTGTCTTGTTAGCATATAGCTTACGTTAGCACCTAGTTAGATTTCATGAATCAGTCTAGCCACTGTTTGTGCCATAGCTGTGAAGTTCTCGTCAGGATCCGAACGTGTTCTCAAATGCAGCCGGAACAGGAAAAGCATCATTGCCTCCACAGCTGGTCCACTTCCTCCTAAACCAAAGGCAGTCAGCCAATATATGATTTCTATTTTCTACAAATGTTTCTGCACCAGAATACAGTATACTGTGCATGGTGCTATTGGTCCTGGACTAAACAGCATGCTGCATGAAGAATCTCTATTGATGTAGCTTCACCAGCAGCAGAGgagtgtgggtaaaatcactggagaAACCAAGCCAGGAAataagccatattacaacctatgtgttgtgataattgcgttgtttgctctataacctgttcatATGCCTTCCCCCCGTTATGTATAGGCCTAAGGCCCGAGAAAACAAGAATAAATCCCCccattatgtgtaggcctaagGCCCGAGAAAACGAGAATAAATTCCCCCGTTATGTATAGGCCTAAGGCCAGAGAAAACTAGAATAAATCGCCCCGTTATGTATAGGCATAAGGCCCGAGAAAACAAGAATAAATCACCCCCGTTATGTGTACGCCTAAGGCCCGAGAAAACAAGAATAAATCCCCCCGTTGTGTGTAGGCCTAAGGCCAGAGAAAACTAGAATAAATCACCCCCGTTATGTGTACGCCTAAGGCCCGAGACAACGGGtggagtccacaaagcatattgcatgttacaaacagttacatgacctacaacaCGGTCAATCAAGTTAATGTTTCCTACATTATcgtactactaaacaactattgatttagaacaccagagagttaccgcaagtcacaAAGATAACAggcgctgcctccactattccagcaccatttcaatttCAACATATCAatatcatcaaatcacctatgcttagtctaatagtTACAACTATTTATTTCAATCAACGTAagttaaatatgatgtggctgtccatggttgtCCATGGTCcatggctgtccatggttctgatttatgTGTGTGTTGATTCACCCTAGAGAAACGGCAATGACATCCTATTCTTTCATGTTGGTCTATGGGTTATgagtctgtcatacagtacacccTTTTAGTTCTTGTTGTTCTAGGCTACCTGAGAATTAAGTAAAACGTCaaaatccctatctccatacaTGGCTAATTTAAAAAAGGGaacattttagctagctagctagccacggGAGAACACCAACACAATGCGATGCAGAAGTTCAAGTTCTTTCTGTCAATGATGtcatgtgattggtgtgaagccttttaaacttttttttttggtgCCCTTCAGTTATTTTTTAAACGTTTTAaacaagggaggccaaatgctcactgGCTTCCCTTACATTCAGTGCTACAGGTGGCAACAATGTAATACTCaatttgaccagacagcatcagatacatgggctacacatacagagacagaggggcgctgtttccctttctcggatgctttctctggtgagatacattatgaaacacagagagacgaaagataaATGATTTTACATGTTTTTTTCTTGGTATTTTGTTTTTTCTTGCGGGGGGGGGGCTGGCTTCCCTTGATATCCATGAATGCACCCCACTTCTTACTAGGCTTCACCTGTGTTTCGGAACCTGGCCTTATGAGTACAGCCCAGGACCTccgcatccggcttcttcacctgcgggatcgtctgagaccggtcacctggacagctgatgaaactgtgggtttgcacaaccgaagaatttctgcacaaattgtcagaaaccatctcagaaGCTCAACTGCATGCTAGTTgtcttcaccagggtcttgacctgactgcagttcagcgtcaTAACCGACTTCAGAGGGCGAATTCTCACCTTCGATGGTCACTGCCTCAtcatggatgaatcccagtttcaactgtactggacagatggcagacagtgtgtatggtgttgtgtgggcaagcggtCTACTGAtctcaatgttgtgaacagagtgcaccatggtggcggtggggttatgatatgggcaggcataagctacggacaacaaacacaatagcATTTTATGGCAATTTGAACACaaagagataccgtgacgagatcctaaggcccattgtcgcgccattcatccgccgccatcacctcatgtttcagcataatgcacggccccatgtcacaaggacctgtacacaattcctggaaactgaaaatgtccccgttcttccatggcctgcatactcaccagacatgttacacattgagcatgtttgggatgctctggatttatGTGTGCGACAGCATGTTCCAATTCCGGCCAATATCCAGTAACTTTGCATAgcttgaagaggagtgggacaacattccccaggccacaatcaacagcctgatcaactctaagcgaaggagatgtgtcgcgctgcgtAAGGCAAATGgtttgtcacaccagatactgactggttttctgatccacacaccTACCTTTttagtttatttttttaaacttctgTTACCAACtgatgtatatctgtattcccagtcatgatgaaatccatagattaggccctaatgaatttatttcaagttattgatttccttgtatgaactgtaactcagtaaaatctttgaaattgttgttgcggttatatatttttgttagaaccatttaaaaaatgaaagCATTCTGATGTTTCCATGACTGCGTTATAGATCCATTTCCGGGATGCTTGAAGTAAagtgttactgaaaatgtaaattAAACACAATACAGAACTTGTACAACTCATTGTGTTTAATAATGAAGGAACAATTTCTGCCAAATAAATTATATAAAAACATATCCACAAGCGACATTTGTGGTTTGTACAACAAAGTAATATAACACCTTATGTTCAGTAACTTAAGAGTATGTAAAGTTCTCCAAATGTTTTCAGAGTCTTCTCTTTTGTCAATGGAAGAATAATTCACCAAATTAAAACACATTCAATGATCTTTATGTATTTGTTATTTATGACATTTCATGTTATACAGTATGTTTATTATCATATTTGTTACATGTCTACAACTACACTGTTCTCCAATTTCAATTTGTCATTTAGAACAAGAAAATGAAAGAATTGTTGAAGAAAGAAAATTTtggaaaaaaaataaataatttgacccgcgggattttttttttttttttttacccttaagTGAATGTTTCATGGTGTTCCTACATCAAAGTGTTGTTTATCTTTGTCATCACTAGTTGTTAGGAATATTAATCGAGACGCTTCAGTGGAGATTGTCCTTCTGGTAAACTGCTCAACTTGAAAGCTAATGGTGCTCCTATCTTTGGTGTTACTTTGATTGAGAGACTATGAACCGTAACTGTAGTGTGTATAtgaagagtttatttccaaaaatGTTATATCCACCaatttttttcacatttgtgttttttttttgatCAGAAATGATTGTTTATGGGTACCTTCACGTGTGTGTAAAGCAATGACTTCTCAGATGTTTCATTTCAATATTTTAAGTGTTTATGaatatatatatctgtatatatatccattatttaggtggaatggaatgttcatatcctgtatatttgactgtgatatgtggttgtctcacctagatatctTAAGAtgaagtcactctggataagagtatgtgctaaattactaaaaggtcaaatgtaaatgttttacatcATATTACTCTACTGATTTGTATTGTTTCATATATTTAAGTATTGATGTCATACGGAACATGTGTACAgttcttttatatatatatatatatatataaaaaacgtagttatttgttacatttgactgtgtaaaacctagcaatACTACTTTTAGCTAAACTACATGATTATTTGTCACTGAAAtaaaccatcaagtgatagatttCTGTCATTGAACTCCATGCCATGATTAGGATAGACTCAACCCAATTTCTTTCAGAAGTTCTTTCAAATTTAAAAGCTAATaaatacaactttttttttttttacaatgttgGAAAAAAAAACTCTTCATCTGTTTTTGCTTGAGAAGTTTGTAGCGGTAGTCTTTTCATCTGTTTGGTGTTTTACCGTCATGATCAAGCTGGCAAGAATGTTGGTATAGTGCAAATTTCAACATTAATAATTGTTTTTCATGTAAAAAGACAAAATAGTTCAGaaatattaataataatttttaaaaactTGTTATTAATTATAAAAGTGTTTGGCTCCAGTAGCAAACCTATTTCTTTCAAGTATCTCTCAACAGTAACAATACAAACAACTGAAACATAGACGCGCatttgaacaaaaacaacaacaaaattttTTGCTTTTATACAAATgaaaaaataaatcaaaacacTCATAATGTGTAAAGAAACATTACAAAGACCACACGGTAATACTTGATCAGTTGCATAGTTTTTTCTTTCAGGGAAAATTGTTCCCAAGTTCATTGTAGTGCAGAGAAGCAGGAATCACATAAGTCTTGCTCTCCATTCAACAAAAATATATTCTGTATTCTCTTTTCTTTTTATCTGAAAGAGACTTCACAATTTCCCGTCGGATAATCAGACAAAACGGACAGATCAGTCAGTCAACAATTTTTTTTACATGACTCCCCAAAAAAAGGTATTATTTTTGTTTGAAGGGATAAACGGCCCAACGGGTTTCTTCTTGTTATTGGtgagtctatatatatatatatatatatatatatatctgctctctatcactgtctcttaTGAGCAGCCACACCCGTCCACAATCATGTTCTGGATGTCCTTCTTGATGATCTTCTGCTCCTCGTTGTAGTAGAGCATAGACATGGCGCGTAGCCGCGTGGGAACGCAGCACGACCGGGTGTTCTGGAATGGCGCGTAGCCCCGCATTCGGTAGTGGTTGATGACAGTGGAGTGGAAGGACAGCGAGGAGCCCGTGATGCTGGCCACGTGGCTGGGGCAGTCGCCCTCGCAGTAGTTGGCGTGGTAGCCCGGCGGCGCGATGATCCAGTCGTTCCAGCCGATGTCCTTGAAGTTGACATAGAACTGCCGCTTGCAACAGATGTGCATCTTTCCGTCGCACTCCAGGCCGCGTTTGGTGCGTCGGCGAGCGTGTTCCTCCATGCCGGGCCGCAATACGACCATGAGGAAAGGCCGGTGGGATTGGTCCCTCTCCCGTCCCGGTTGCTCGCCCTCTGTGTGGACCAAGATGGGTGTGGCGCCCGCCTCGGTGCACTGCGGGCAGGAGACTCGCAGATCGATGACGCTGCCACCGGTGTCCAGGAGGGACTGGATGCTGTGCGACACGGGGAGCGTGTGCCAGCCGCTGCGCCTCGTGTCCACCATCTTCTCAGACACCAACTCCTCCTCCTCGCCCTGGGTCTCGTTGAAGGCAAAGCCTGGTGCTTTGGTCTTCTGCCGGCGGCGCTGCAGAAGCTGTATGTTCACCTTGCCCCTGCCTCGCCCTTGCCCCTTGGCCAGCTTGAGGAAGAGCCACACGTTGGCCTGCTCCACCACTGAGAGCTCACTGCCCTCCTTGGAAATGTCAAAGGTCACAGCGGATGTAGTGTCGCCTAGAGGAGAAAAGGGAAAAGGTTGTTTATTCATCACAATGAGAGCAATGCTTCAAATGTGCATAATCATTTTTGGTTAGACGACGCAGGTTTTTCTTTGCTCTTCTACAATAAAACCTAGTATGTTTAAAAGAGAATGTAATTGCTGACTGGAGGTGTGCCCCTCTTTGTCCAAAAATGTAATTTCTGGACGaatctgtgtgtctgtccatttAGGGGACTTCTTTTGGCTTAAGAGCACCCCTAGAGGCAAAAGCCTCATAGCCTCCTTAAATATATTCAAATGCTTACTCTAAGTATCAAATGGAGCTATAGACTGAAGGAGAGATATTGTACATGCTTTTGACCATGGACAGTCCATTCTATTCCAAATCCATACTCTGTTTGTACAAGAATGCATTTGTTCAAGGTCTGCCGTGTCTGACTAGGTTTGGCTCGGCTTTATCTTCCCCAGTCACTCTGTTTAGTTAGGAACGCAACGGGCGTCAGGTTACACTTTATAATAATCTCCTGGTGACTTTCATTAATACGTCTTTATAAATACTTGTGTAGAATTGAGTCCTGGAGATGCAGTGATTGGACTAGTATATGATGTTCATATTAGGACATCCTCATGGATACCAGACATTTATTGTCTGATATTGTACACAGTTGCccctaataaaaataaataaaaaattatatatatatatatttttatatcggTTATAATAAATGTTTCCAAAAAAATGTAATATAGAGAGCTACCATGAAGTCTCTCTGGCCAATGGTCAACATTGTGCAACCCATCACGTAATAACACACATCTCCAACACACCCTCATTGCTCATTAAGCTAATTAAGAAACGCTAGCGGCCATGACTGAAGTCAAACGAGAGTTgtcttgggggtgtggtttgatgtgggtgtgttATTTTCACATATCGTACCCTGGCAGAGACTGTTGTTTGTCCCCCCTGTGTCACCGTAGCAACAACATAGCCACCTCCTCAAAAATAGTTACGTCCTTAAAATAGTCTGAATTAATTTAGGATAAATTAAGAAGTCTGTAATTACAATAATTTTGACGTGTTTGCAGTGGTCTTAGTCTCGCAATTTTACACTTAACTAAGGTGTTTGGTGTTGAATTTATCATGCTAAAAAATATGCATGCAGTCTAATCAAGTCTGGAAAGTCGGGAAAATCTGTCTGGCTCTCAGGACTGATTTCTGAGAACAATAACACGTCTACAACTTCCTCATCAGCTGTCCAACTATCGTAAATAAGCACAAGCTACAGGCTGTTTATCAGTGCCCAAAATCACTAGCTCGCTAGCTAAGTTCCAACTCAATAAAGCTAGCaagtagtagttactgtagcagACACATTGAACAGCCAGGATCAGTTTATCAAGTCACTGGCGAGTGGCAACGTGTGTGCTTAGGTgacgttttttatttatttatttttttacaactttCTCACTCTCTATTACCAAAGTGTGCGTCTGTCTGGCAGTGTTCGTGCATAGCTGGTTCTCTGTGGTTTTTGTCGGTTTTGGAGAAACATGTCCTGGGAATCTCATTGAATTTAATCACAAACAAACAGGAGTGTAGTGTAACACCTAGTGTAACTAAACAAAGACAGTCAACCATCAAACAGTCTGTCAAAGGTTGGTCGGAATTATTCAGTACTTTTGGGGGCTTTAGCTGTTAATTAGGCATCATAAACCATAAATATTTTGAAATGGGAGCAACTCATATCGCATATGCATATGCATGTACAGAAAAGCCCACCAACATTAAATTACATTCATACAATTCATTCACACGCTACCTTCTctatctcttctcctcctctatctattctcctctatctcttcacctcctctatctcttctcctcctatctcATTTTTCTCCTCCTAATGAACAAATTAATAAACAAAGCGGGGAACAAACAATAGTTTGAAAGAAAAGCGCatcaaaatatatttggctaGATCTAAAATAAAAAGAAGAAAATaagtctctttccctctctagctctctgttctTTCCCTCTCTAGTCCTCTCTGTTCTTTCCCTATAGTCCTCTCTGTTCTTTCCCTCTAGTCCTCTCTGTTCTTTCCCTCTCTAGTCCTCTCTGTTCTTTCCCTCTAGTCCTCTCTGTTCTTTCCCTCTAGTCCTCTCTGTTCTTTCCCTCTCTAGTCCTCTCTGTTCTTTCCCTCTCTAGTCCTCTCTGTTCTTTCCCTCTAGTCCTCTCTGTTCTTTCCCTCTCTAGTCCTCCctgttccttccctctctcttttttccttTCCCACCTTCCTCCCATATCTCTCCCTTTCCATATCCTTCTCTCATTTTGCTCAGGCTCtttcaaagacctctccatcCAACCCCATCTCCATATATAGCTTCCACACAGCCTAAAGTAATTATTGGGGCTCATATTTGGATGAATGAAGAGATTATACACGGCCAGGAGCCCTCCGATTCGCCTCCATGCCCCCcccgccccacacacacacaatcgttAACATCCCCCTAATTCCCCTAATTATTGTCCCTTTCTTTAATCGAAGGTTCATTCAAAAGGGTGGTTATTTATAGTTGCCAAGCCATTATGATGCACATTTATGTAAGCAAACAAGCCAGGGAGGAATGCGCTTATTGCACCGCTCTGCAGTATACATTGGCCGACCCTCAATCAAGAAAGCCTCCAGAATCAGAGCAACCCCCCCTCGTTAGGTTGGCGTGTGACAGCGTGCTGTGGTACATGGATACATGGTGTTGTTCCGATGCATTATATTAAACGTTTCCTGTTGCTGTTTTTTTTGCATCTTTGTCTGATTATCATCTTTGATTCACCCACTTCACACCTGAATATGACAATTCTTTCCAACACTAGATATGTACGTGGTTGAtgtacactatactatatatatatatatacaaaagtatgtggacaccccttgaaaTTAGTGGATTTGTCTATATCGGCCACACCattccgttgctgacaggtgtattaaatcgaacacacagccatgcaatctccatagacaaacattggcagtagaatggccttactgaagagctcagtgactttcaacgtggcaccgttacaggatgccacctttccaacaagacagtttgtacaatttctgccctgctagagctgccccggtcaactgtaagtgttgttattgtgaagtggagcaacaacgtctcagccgcgaagtggtaggccacacaagctcacagaacgggaccggccAGTATTGATGGGCGTAGCACTGAAAtattgtctgtcctcagttgcaacacactACAGAGTTCCAAGCCGTCTCTGGAAGGAAAGTCAGcccaagaactgttcatcgggagcttcatgaaatgggtctccgtggccgagcagccgcacacaagtctaagatcaccatgtccaatgccaagagtcggctggagtggtgtaaagctcgccgccattggactctggagcagtggaaacgccttctaaggagtgatgaatcacacttcaccatctggcagtctgacggataaATCTGGGCttgacggatgccaggagaacgctacctggcccaatgcatagtgccaactgtaaaaattggtggagaaggaataatggtctgaggctgtttGTCATGGTTTTTAGCTAGGCCCTTTTCCCTTattaagggaaatcttaacgctacagcatacaatgacattttagacAATTCTGTTCTTCAAACTTTGTAGCATGTGTTTggtgaaggccctttcctgtttcagaatgacaatgcccccgtgcacagaGCGAGATCCATACATaaatagtttgtcgagatcggtgtggaagaacttgactggcctgcacaaagccctgacctcaactccatcaaacACCGTTGtgaatgaattggaacgccgactctgagccaggcctaatcgcccaacaccaGTGCACGACCTCActcatgctcttgtggc
The sequence above is a segment of the Oncorhynchus nerka isolate Pitt River linkage group LG20, Oner_Uvic_2.0, whole genome shotgun sequence genome. Coding sequences within it:
- the inhbab gene encoding inhibin subunit beta Ab, whose protein sequence is MPSLAALFRVLALLLPGLQTGCGSATVAGSLAAVDGATRGQEQVEEIQVTPCPSCVLAQMRSDYLGSDPGSVPAPPGSESASESASAQTSAQTDMVEAVKQHILDMLHLSARPNVTHPVPRAALLNAIKKLHVGRVGKDGSVEIQEEGPGGGVGAAPPPEPPSEIITFAEPGDTTSAVTFDISKEGSELSVVEQANVWLFLKLAKGQGRGRGKVNIQLLQRRRQKTKAPGFAFNETQGEEEELVSEKMVDTRRSGWHTLPVSHSIQSLLDTGGSVIDLRVSCPQCTEAGATPILVHTEGEQPGRERDQSHRPFLMVVLRPGMEEHARRRTKRGLECDGKMHICCKRQFYVNFKDIGWNDWIIAPPGYHANYCEGDCPSHVASITGSSLSFHSTVINHYRMRGYAPFQNTRSCCVPTRLRAMSMLYYNEEQKIIKKDIQNMIVDGCGCS